A window of Variovorax paradoxus genomic DNA:
GGCTCGCGCAGAAGATCAGCCAGGTCTCGGGCGTGGGGCTGGTGTCGCTCAGCGGCGGGCAGCGCCCGGCGGTGCGCATCCAGGCCAACACGCAGGCGCTGGCCACCAACGGCATCGGGCTGGACACGCTGCGCACCGCCATCGCCGCGGCCAATTCGAACGGCGCCAAGGGCAGCTTCGACGGCCCCAAGCGCGCCTACACCATCAACTCGAACGACCAGCTGCTCACGGTCGACGACTACAAGAACCTCATCGTCTCGTACAAGAACGGCGCGCCGATCCGCATGGTCGACGTGGCCCAGGTGGTCAACAGCGCCGAGAACACGCAGCTCAGCGCCTGGGCCGGCAGCAAGACCGAGAGCGGCACCAAGCTCATCCCGGCCATCATCATGAACGTGCAGCGCCAGCCCGGCGCCAACGTGATCGCCACGGTCGACGCCATCAAGGCGCAGCTGCCCGAGCTGCAGGCGGGCCTGCCCACCGGGCTGAACATTTCGGTGCTGAGCGACCGCACGGCCGGCATCCGCGCATCGGTGGAGCACGTCGAGATGGAACTGGTGCTGGCCGTGGTGCTGGTGGTGCTGGTGATCTTCGCCTTCCTGGGAAGCCTGCGCGCCACCGTCATCGCGAGCATCGCGGTGCCCATCTCGCTCATCGGCACCTTCGGGCTGATGTACCTGCTGGGCTACAGCCTGAACAACCTGAGCCTGATGGCGCTGACCATCGCCACCGGCTTCGTGGTGGACGACGCGATCGTCATGATCGAGAACATCGCGCGCTACATAGAAGAAGGCGAAAAGCCGCTGCAGGCCGCCTTCAAGGGCGCCACGCAGATCGGCTTCACCATCATCTCGCTGACGGTGTCGCTCATCGCGGTGCTGATTCCGCTGCTGTTCATGGGCGACGTGGTGGGCCGGCTGTTCCGCGAGTTCGCGGTGACGCTGGCCATCACCATCCTCATTTCCGCGGTGGTGTCGCTCACGCTGGTGCCGATGATGTCGGCGCGCTGGCTCAAGCACGAGCCCAAGCGCGACACCGGCGGCAGCGGCTTCGGCGCGCGCGCGCAGCGCTTCTTCGACGGCGTGATGGTGCGCTACGACCGCTCGCTGCACTGGGTGATCGACCACCAGCCGCTCACGCTGCTGGTCGCGCTGCTCACCATGGTGCTCACGGTGGTGCTGTACCTCACGATTCCCAAGGGCCTGTTTCCGACGCAGGACACCGGCCAGCTGCAGGCCCGCATCCAGGCCGCGCAGGACGTGTCCTTCGACCGCATGTCGCAGCTGCAGCAGGAGGCGGCGCACGCGATCCTCGAGGACCCCGAGGTCGAGAACCTCAGCTCCTTCGTGGGCGTGGACGCTGCCAACAACACCATGCTGCACACCGGCAGCATGCTGATCAACCTCAAGAAGGGCCACGGCGACCAGCAGAAGATCATGGACCGTCTGCGCGAGCACGTGCACGGCGTGGCCGGCGTCACGCTCTACCTGCAGCCCACCCAAGACCTGACCATCGACGCCGAGACCGGCCCGACGGAATACCGCGTGTCGCTCGAAGGCGTGGACAGCGCCGCCATCACCGCGTGGATGAAGAAGCTGGTGGCGCGGCTGCAGGACTCGGACAAGGTGCGCAACGTGAGCAGCGACGCGGGCGCGCAGGGCCTGGCGGCCTTCGTGAACGTGAACCGCGACACCGCGGCGCGCCTGTCGATCACCGCGAGCACGGTGGACGACGCGCTCTACAGCGCCTTCGGCCAGCGCATCGTCTCGACCATCTTCACCGAGACCAACCAGTACCGCGTGATCCTCGAGGCCATGCCCGGCATGGTGAACACGCCGCAGACGCTGGGCCAGCTCAGCCTGATTGCCGGCTCGGGCACGGCCACGCCGCTGTCGGCCATTGCCAACATCAGCGAGCAGCAGGCGCCGCTGCAGATCACGCACGTGGCGCAGTACCCGGCCAGCACGCTGAATTTCGACACCGCCCCGGGCGTGTCGCTCGGCTCCTCGGTCGACGCCATCCGCGCCGCGGCCAAGGAAATCGGCCTGCCCAGCAGCATCACCATGACCTTCCTGGGTGCTTCGGGCGCCTACGAGAAGTCGCTGTCGAACCAGCTCTGGCTCATTCTGGCGGCGGTGGTGTGCGTGTACATCGTGCTGGGCGTGCTGTACGAAAGCTACGTGCACCCGCTCACCATCTTGTCGACGCTGCCCTCGGCCGGCGTGGGCGCGCTGCTGGCGCTCATGATCACCGGCAACGACCTGGGGGTGATCGGCATCATCGGCATCATCCTGCTGATCGGCATCGTCAAGAAGAACGCGATCATGATGATCGACTTCGCCATCGACGCCGAGCGCAACCAGGGCAAGTCGGCGCGCGAGGCCATCCACCAGGCGGCGCTGCTGCGCTTCCGGCCCATCCTGATGACCACGCTGGCTGCGCTCTTCGCAGCCGTGCCGCTGATGCTGAGCTTCGGCGACGGCGCCGAGCTGCGGCGCCCGCTGGGCCTGGCCATCTTCGGCGGCCTGATCGTGAGCCAGTTGCTGACGCTGTTCACCACGCCGGTGATCTACCTCGCATTCGACCGGCTGGGCGGTGGAACCACCCGGCGCATGGTCGAGGAGGAGGCGGTTTGACGTTGCGCGCCGTCGAATCCTCGGGGGCCGGGCGATGAATCTCTCGCTGCCCTTCGTTCGCCGCCCCATCGGCACGGTGCTGCTGACCATCGGCGTGGCGCTGGCCGGCATCGCCGCCTTCTTCGTGCTGCCGGTGTCGCCGCTGCCGCAGGTCGACTATCCGGTCATTTCCGTCAGCGCCGCGATTCCGGGCGCGAGCCCCGAGACCATGGCCACCAGCGTGGCCACGCCGCTGGAGCGGCACCTGGGCACCATCGCGGGCGTCAACGAGATGACCTCGACCAGCTCGGTCGGCACCTCGCGCGTCACGCTGCAGTTCGACCTGAGCCGCGACATCAACGGCGCCGCGCGCGAAGTGCAGGCCGCCATCAGCGCCAGCCGGGTCGACCTGCCCGCCACGCTGCGCAGCAACCCGACCTACCGCAAGGCGAACCCGGCCTCGTCGCCGGTGATCATCCTGGCGCTCACCTCCAAGACCAAGACGCCGGGCCAGATCTACGACGCGGTCTCCAACATCGTGAGCCAGCGGCTGTCGCAGGTGGACGGCGTGGGCGACGTGGAAATCGGCGGCGGCTCGCTGCCCGCGGTGCGCATCGAGCTGCTGCCGTTCGCGCTCAGCCGCTACGGCATCAGCACCGACGACGTGCGCGCCGCCATCCAGGCTTCCAACGCCAACCGGCCCAAGGGCATGGTGCAGGGCGAGGGCCGCAAGCTGCAGATCTACACCCAGACGCCGGCCCTGCGCGCCAGCGACTACGCCCCCATGGTCATCGCCTGGCGCAACGGCGCGGCGGTGCGGCTGCAGGACGTGGCCGAGGTGCTCGACGGCGTGGAAGACACGCGCACGCTGGGCCTGTTCAACGGCGAGCCGGCGATCATCGTGCTGATCACGCGGCAGCCCTCGGCCAACATCATCGAAACCGTCGACAGCGTGCGCGCGCTGCTGCCCGAGCTGCAGGCGCAGCTGCCGCCCGACGTGACGCTGCAGGTGGCGTCGGACAGCACCAATTCCATCCGCGGCTCGCTGCGCGAGGTCGAGTTCACGCTGGTCATCTCCGTCATCCTGGTGGTGCTGGTGGTCAGCCTGTTCCTGCGCAGCGCGCGCGCGACCATCGTGCCGGCGGTGGCCACGGTGGCGGCGCTGCTGGGCACGTTCGGGGTGATGTACCTGCTGGGCTTCAGCCTCAACAACCTGAGCCTGATGGCGCTCACGGTGGCCACCGGCTTCGTGGTGGACGACGCCATCGTGGTGTTGGAAAACACCAGCCGCCATATCGAGTCGGGCATGACGCGCATGAAGGCGGCCTTGCTGGGCGCCAAGGAAGTCGGCTTCACCGTGCTGTCGATCAGCGTGTCGCTGGTGGCAGTGTTCATTCCGCTGCTGTTCATGGGCGGGCAGGTGGGGCGGCTGTTCCGCG
This region includes:
- a CDS encoding efflux RND transporter permease subunit, yielding MSPSRPFILRPVATSLLMVAIVLAGLVAFRFLPLSALPQVDYPTIQVQTLYPGGSPEVMSNTVTAPLERQFGQMSGLDRMSSTSAAGVSIITLQFSLGQTLDVAEQEVQAAINAGGSLLPADLPAPPVYAKVNPADAPVLTLSITSDTLPLTEVQNLVNTRLAQKISQVSGVGLVSLSGGQRPAVRIQANTQALATNGIGLDTLRTAIAAANSNGAKGSFDGPKRAYTINSNDQLLTVDDYKNLIVSYKNGAPIRMVDVAQVVNSAENTQLSAWAGSKTESGTKLIPAIIMNVQRQPGANVIATVDAIKAQLPELQAGLPTGLNISVLSDRTAGIRASVEHVEMELVLAVVLVVLVIFAFLGSLRATVIASIAVPISLIGTFGLMYLLGYSLNNLSLMALTIATGFVVDDAIVMIENIARYIEEGEKPLQAAFKGATQIGFTIISLTVSLIAVLIPLLFMGDVVGRLFREFAVTLAITILISAVVSLTLVPMMSARWLKHEPKRDTGGSGFGARAQRFFDGVMVRYDRSLHWVIDHQPLTLLVALLTMVLTVVLYLTIPKGLFPTQDTGQLQARIQAAQDVSFDRMSQLQQEAAHAILEDPEVENLSSFVGVDAANNTMLHTGSMLINLKKGHGDQQKIMDRLREHVHGVAGVTLYLQPTQDLTIDAETGPTEYRVSLEGVDSAAITAWMKKLVARLQDSDKVRNVSSDAGAQGLAAFVNVNRDTAARLSITASTVDDALYSAFGQRIVSTIFTETNQYRVILEAMPGMVNTPQTLGQLSLIAGSGTATPLSAIANISEQQAPLQITHVAQYPASTLNFDTAPGVSLGSSVDAIRAAAKEIGLPSSITMTFLGASGAYEKSLSNQLWLILAAVVCVYIVLGVLYESYVHPLTILSTLPSAGVGALLALMITGNDLGVIGIIGIILLIGIVKKNAIMMIDFAIDAERNQGKSAREAIHQAALLRFRPILMTTLAALFAAVPLMLSFGDGAELRRPLGLAIFGGLIVSQLLTLFTTPVIYLAFDRLGGGTTRRMVEEEAV